The nucleotide sequence GGTAAGGTGACAGCTGAGGTTGTTACACACGGTCGTGGCGATAAAGTAACTATCGTTAAGTTCCGTCGTCGTAAGCACTCTCGTAAGCAAGCGGGTCACCGTCAGTGGTTCACAGAAGTGAAAATCACTGGTATCAACGCATAATAGGAGCACGAACACATGGCACATAAAAAAGCTGGTGGTAGTACCAAAAACGGTCGTGATTCAGAGAGTAAACGCCTAGGTGTTAAGCGCTTTGGTGGCGAATCTGTTCTTGCTGGTAACATCATTGTTCGTCAACGTGGTACTCGTTTCCACGCTGGTGACAACATGGGTATCGGTAAAGACCACACGTTGTTTGCACTAAAAGACGGTAAAGTTCAGTTCGATGTTAAAGGACCGAAGAACCGTAAATTTGTAAGCATCGTAGCTGAGTAAGCGCGAAAGCTTCTCGCCGAGCAGGCTTAGAAAAACCCCGCGCTAGCGGGGTTTTTTGTTATCAGCAAGTGCATACGCTTTTATCTATTATACAACG is from Alteromonas australica and encodes:
- the rpmA gene encoding 50S ribosomal protein L27 produces the protein MAHKKAGGSTKNGRDSESKRLGVKRFGGESVLAGNIIVRQRGTRFHAGDNMGIGKDHTLFALKDGKVQFDVKGPKNRKFVSIVAE